A segment of the Halococcus saccharolyticus DSM 5350 genome:
GCCGATGCCGGTATCGACGTCGAGCAAGCGCGATTGCAGTGCATCGAGACGCTCGACGCCATTGCGGCAGGTGAACTCGTTTCGGACATCGGCGTCGCCGCTTGGCTCGTGCACCATCCGTCGGTCCGTTCGTACGTAGAAATTCGTTGCGAGACTCTTGCGGAGGTGTTCGCCGATCTTCGCCGGAAGGTCGACGCGGATCTCGGCTACTACTTGCCGAACCTCGCCCCCACAGATGCGTGGAAGTACGGAGCCGATCCCGACCGGCTCGCGACCACCCTCGATCACCACGTCGCCCTCGCCTACGGCTCGAACCGAACGGAAATCACCGACTGCGTTCGTACAGCCCAATCACTCACCGACACGCCGGTTCACGCCGGCGTTCTCGCCGGTCATCCGGCGATCGAGAATCGAGCGACGCTCGTCGACATCGTGGACGGCCTCGCCAACGCCGGCGTCAAGCGCGTCTCGTTTTACAACGACGGACTGCTCCCCGAGCGAAATCTCGATTGGATCGAGGCGGCGACCGAACCACATCGATAGATCCACATGCTGGATGGGTGCCGGAAGGAATTGTTGCGATTGTCTTCTCTGGAATCGATAGAAGTAGTTGTATTCGTATCATCCTCCGTACCAGGCGCGACAGTTTCGCGGCGAAATGAGTTGTATGTGGACTGTGACAAACTAAAGCCCGGAGTGATGGAGTGAAGATGCAGGGGCAAGAAACAAAAATATCTGGATATCTACCGACCGAAGCCAAGTCATTCGGAAGAATGACATCAACACGATCGGCAAACTGTCCGTTGATGCGGCTGTTTTCATCGGAAGAGATTTCTCCGATTGCGAAGCCTGTTTAACTACTTCTAACTGCCGTATTGTCGTTCGTCACGACGAGGGATCCGGTGCCGGTTCGTCTCGCTCTCGGCCATTACTCAGTCGCTGGCGATGGACGATGCCGACGTTGTTCACGGTTCGTTCGGTGAACGCTCGAAACGCATCGCCGGTCTCGCCGTCGTCGAGCACGATCGGCGCGCCGTCGTCGCCACCCTCCCTGACGCGTGGATCGAGTGGAAGTTCGCCGAGGAACGGCATCTCGACTTCCTCGGCGAACGCCTCGCCGCCGCCCTCCCCGAAGAGCGCGTGCTCGGAACTGCAGTCGGGACACCGAAAGCCGCTCATGTTCTCGACGATCCCCAAAACTGGTGTCTCGTGTTTGCCGAACATCTCCAACCCCTTTTTAGCGTCGTCGACCGCGACCTCCTGGGGTGTAGTGACGATTACTGCGCCCGCGATCGGCACCGTCTGGAGGAGGGTGAGTTGAGTGTCGCCCGTCCCCGGCGGGAGGTCGATCACCATGTAGTCGAGCGATCCCCACTCGACGTCCTCGAACAGCTGGGTGATGAGCTTGTGGACCATCGGGCCGCGCCAGATCACGGGATCGTCCTCACCAGTCAGAAAGTCCATGCTCATCAGCTTCATGCCGTACTTCTCGGGCGGGATGATCTGCTCCTCGGCCGTGGCCTGGGGCCGCTCGTCGGCGTCGACCATCCGGGGAACGTTCGGGCCGTAGACGTCGGCGTCGAACAGTCCCACGCGCGCGCCAAGCTGCGAGAGTCCGGCAGCGAGGTTGACCGCGACGGTGGATTTCCCGACCCCGCCCTTGCCCGAGGCGACCGCGATGACGTTCTTGACGTCGGGAAGGACGTCTCCCTCGGCTGGCCGATCGACGTTCGCGGTGAGCTCGCACTCGATCCCTTCCGCACCGAGCACCTCACGCACCCGCCCCGCGATCGCGGTCTCGTTCGGCGAGTAGGGCGCACCGAGCGCGAGCGAGACGTGGGCAACCTCCTCTCGCAGCTCGACGTTGTTGACGAGACCGAGCGAGACGATGTCGTCGCCGAGATCCGGGTCCTCGACCTCGCGGAGGAGCGATCGCACGTCGTCTTCGTTCATAGCGGCGGTAGCTCCGGCCGAGCGATAAGGGTTGGGAACCCGCCGATCGGTCGGCGACGTCGGCTCGACGATTCGTGGTGGCTGGCGGCCAGTGGGGCGCGTCGGTGGATGGGTCCGCTGGCCGCAGCGTCGGTTCCCAACCCCGACCCGGGTTTCGTTGGGGTTAAATACCCGCGTCGAATTAGTCCGAGACACGTACTGCAGGGGGTCGGCCCCGAGTCCGAGAGGGCGAGACTAACAGCGTGGGTCGTGGTAGCCAAGCCTGGCCCAAGGCGCAGGGTTGCTAACTCTGTGGCGCACAGCCTCCGGGGTTCGAATCCCCGCCACGACGCTCCGAACCACATCATATGAGCGCAGAAGACCCAGACACACCGGCCGAAGACGAAGAGGAGGACATCCGTTACTTCGTCCGCATCGGCCAGACCGACCTCGACGGGACGAAAAGCGTCGAGCGGGCGCTGACCGGCATGAACGGTGTCGGACGGCGGGCCGCTCGCATCATCGCAGCGGAGGCGGACGTCGACCGGACGGCAACGCTCGGCCGACTCGACGACGACGCGGTCGATTCGATCATCGAGCACGTCGAAGGATTCGCCGAGGACGTACCGGCGTGGCTCACCAACCGTCCGACCGACTACTTCACGGGCGAGACCACCCACGAGGTCGGCAACGACCTCTCGCTGACTCGTCAGCAGGACATCAATCGTATGCAGATGATCAGCTCGTACAAGGGCGTGCGCCACGAGCGCGGCCAGAAGGTCCGCGGCCAGCGCACCAAGTCCACCGGTCGTTCGGAGGGGACGATCGGCGTGAACGTCGAAGCCATCCAGGAAGAGATGGAAGAAGAGGCGGAGGGCGAATAGATGGCGCTCGGATCCAACACGAAGGGCTACGAGACGCCGAACCACCCCTTCCAGGGCGAGCGTATCGCCGAGGAGTCGAACCTCGTCGGACGCTACGGCCTGAAGAACAAAGAAGAGCTCTGGCGCGCCCAGTCCGAACTCCGTGGGTTCCGCCGCGAGGCGCGACGCCTACTCGGAGACGCCCAGGGCGACGTCGACGCCGCCGAACGGGAGGGCGAACCGTTCCTCGCTCGACTCCGGCGACTCGGCATCCTCAGCGAAACGGACGGGCTCGACGACGTGCTGAGCCTCGAAGTCACCGACGTGCTCGAACGCCGGCTGCAAACCGTGGTCTACCGCACCGGACTCGCGAACACGGTCCAGCAGGCCCGCCAGTTCGTTTCTCATGGACATATCGTCGTCGACGGCGCACGAGTGACGACGCCCTCGCGGAAGGTCGACGTGAGCGAGGAGGACCTCGTGGGATTCGACGAAACGAGCCCGATCGCGGACGAACTCCACCCCGAACGAGCGGAGGAACAAGAATGAGCGCCGACGAAAACGAGGAGCGGTGGGCAGTCGCGCACGTCCACGCCTCGTTCAACAACACGATCATCACGATCACCGACCAGACCGGGGCAGAGACGCTCGCCAAATCCAGCGGCGGGACCGCCGTGAAGCAGAACCGCGACGAGGCGTCGCCCTATGCCGCGATGCAGATGGCCGAAGGCGTCGCCGAGGAGGTGCTCGCCCAGGGAATCGAGGGCGTCCACGTCAAGGTCCGCGGTCCCGGCGGGAACCTCCAGCAGAGTCCCGGACCGGGCGCACAGGCGACCATCCGGGCGCTCGCGCGCGCCGGACTGGAGATCGGCCGGATCGAGGACGTGACGCCGATCCCGCACGATGGCACGCGCGCCCCCAAATCGAGCGGGTTCTAACCAGTGAGCGCCGCGTACGACGTCGCGTTCATCGATCGCGACGACCGCGACGCACGCTTCCTCGTCCGGGGGATCACGCCCGCGTTCGCCAACGGGATCCGGCGGGCGATGGTCGCCGACGTGCCGACACTCTCGGTCGACACCGTGCGAGTGGTCGAGAACTCGTCGGTGATGTTCGACGAGCAGATCGGCCACCGACTCGGAATGGTGCCACTGAGTGCGCCGCCGAACGAGTTCGAGCCGGACGATAGCGTCACGCTGGGGCTCGACGTTTCCGGCCCCGACACCGCGTACTCCGGCGACCTCGTCAGCAGCGATTCGGTTGTCGAACCCGCCGAGGACAACGTCCCGATCATCGAGCTCAAAGAGGACCAGCGCCTCGAAGTCGAGGCCGAGGCCGTGCTCGACACCGGGAAGTCCCACGCCAAACACCAGGGCGGCGTGGCAGTCGGCTACCGCCACCTCCAGAAGGTGGAGGTCGTCGGCGACCGCGAGGAGTTCGCCGACGAGGAGCCGAACATCCTCCGGGGCGTCATCGAGGAGGACGGTGAGCTGATCCCGACCGAGGAGTTCGACAACGACCTCACGAACCGGTATCCGGGCAAGGAGGTCACGGTCGAGGACGTGCCGAACGCGTTCGTCTTCCACGTCGAGACCGACGGCTCGCTGACCGTCGAGGAGCTGGTGACGGCGGCGGTCGACTCGCTGGAAACGCGCGCGAACGAACTCAAAGAAGCGGTCCAGTTGTAATGTATCGCCCCACGAACCACGAACGGTCGCGTGCCCGCCGTCGAGATACGGCAGCAGGCACGCACCGGCACGGCTCCATCGCGCGGACACGTCGGCACGGCGAGCGGACGCCACGCGTCGCGCGACCCCTGAGTGACGTGCCGCCGATCGAAACTGGTTTGTGGGGACGGAAACGAGTGCAGTCCGCGTGCAGGGATAGCCAAGTCAGGTCAACGGCGCAGCGTTCAGGGCGCTGTCTCGTAGGAGTTCGCAGGTTCAAATCCTGCTCCCTGCATGCTCTTTTGGGAGACAAGTTATGAGCAAGACCAATCCGAGGCTCACGAGTCTCATCACTGAACTGGAATCGACTGCCCGCGAGGCGGATAGCCCCGTCTGGCAGGCAGTCGCCGACCGGCTGGAGAAACCCCGGCGCACCCACGCCGAGGTCAACCTCGGTCGGATCGAACGCTACGCCAAGGAGGAAGAGACGGTCGTCGTTCCGGGCAAGGTGCTCGGCAGCGGCGTCCTCGAAAA
Coding sequences within it:
- a CDS encoding 30S ribosomal protein S4 → MALGSNTKGYETPNHPFQGERIAEESNLVGRYGLKNKEELWRAQSELRGFRREARRLLGDAQGDVDAAEREGEPFLARLRRLGILSETDGLDDVLSLEVTDVLERRLQTVVYRTGLANTVQQARQFVSHGHIVVDGARVTTPSRKVDVSEEDLVGFDETSPIADELHPERAEEQE
- a CDS encoding 30S ribosomal protein S11, with translation MSADENEERWAVAHVHASFNNTIITITDQTGAETLAKSSGGTAVKQNRDEASPYAAMQMAEGVAEEVLAQGIEGVHVKVRGPGGNLQQSPGPGAQATIRALARAGLEIGRIEDVTPIPHDGTRAPKSSGF
- a CDS encoding 50S ribosomal protein L18e, which gives rise to MSKTNPRLTSLITELESTAREADSPVWQAVADRLEKPRRTHAEVNLGRIERYAKEEETVVVPGKVLGSGVLEKPVTVAAVDFSGTAETKIDQVGESLALEECIEQNPDGSDVRVIR
- a CDS encoding DNA-directed RNA polymerase subunit D translates to MSAAYDVAFIDRDDRDARFLVRGITPAFANGIRRAMVADVPTLSVDTVRVVENSSVMFDEQIGHRLGMVPLSAPPNEFEPDDSVTLGLDVSGPDTAYSGDLVSSDSVVEPAEDNVPIIELKEDQRLEVEAEAVLDTGKSHAKHQGGVAVGYRHLQKVEVVGDREEFADEEPNILRGVIEEDGELIPTEEFDNDLTNRYPGKEVTVEDVPNAFVFHVETDGSLTVEELVTAAVDSLETRANELKEAVQL
- a CDS encoding 30S ribosomal protein S13 encodes the protein MSAEDPDTPAEDEEEDIRYFVRIGQTDLDGTKSVERALTGMNGVGRRAARIIAAEADVDRTATLGRLDDDAVDSIIEHVEGFAEDVPAWLTNRPTDYFTGETTHEVGNDLSLTRQQDINRMQMISSYKGVRHERGQKVRGQRTKSTGRSEGTIGVNVEAIQEEMEEEAEGE
- a CDS encoding Mrp/NBP35 family ATP-binding protein; this encodes MNEDDVRSLLREVEDPDLGDDIVSLGLVNNVELREEVAHVSLALGAPYSPNETAIAGRVREVLGAEGIECELTANVDRPAEGDVLPDVKNVIAVASGKGGVGKSTVAVNLAAGLSQLGARVGLFDADVYGPNVPRMVDADERPQATAEEQIIPPEKYGMKLMSMDFLTGEDDPVIWRGPMVHKLITQLFEDVEWGSLDYMVIDLPPGTGDTQLTLLQTVPIAGAVIVTTPQEVAVDDAKKGLEMFGKHETPVLGIVENMSGFRCPDCSSEHALFGEGGGEAFAEEVEMPFLGELPLDPRVREGGDDGAPIVLDDGETGDAFRAFTERTVNNVGIVHRQRLSNGRERDEPAPDPSS